The following coding sequences lie in one Mucilaginibacter sp. KACC 22773 genomic window:
- the msrA gene encoding peptide-methionine (S)-S-oxide reductase MsrA — protein sequence MKKLMLYIAGLFLFVGCANGQPNQDAMAPLPKPKTGEALATFGGGCFWSMSEAMSELKGVNKVISGYAGGSTKNPTYEDVSTRTTNHAETVQIYYDPKVISYATIAEAFFFAHDPTTLNRQGPDEGTDYRSIAFYRTPEEKNILLATIKKVNESKHYNNPVVTQVVPFTVFYAAENYHQGYYKTHLSQPYIASVSTPKVLKFRKAMAAELKPEFAK from the coding sequence ATGAAAAAGTTGATGTTATATATTGCCGGCCTATTTTTATTTGTAGGCTGTGCAAACGGACAACCTAACCAGGATGCGATGGCCCCGTTGCCAAAACCCAAAACAGGCGAAGCCCTGGCTACCTTTGGCGGCGGATGTTTCTGGAGTATGAGCGAGGCCATGTCTGAGCTTAAAGGGGTAAACAAGGTTATTTCGGGATATGCAGGTGGAAGTACCAAAAATCCGACGTATGAAGATGTTAGCACCCGCACCACTAACCATGCCGAAACAGTGCAGATTTATTATGATCCTAAGGTGATTAGCTATGCTACAATTGCCGAAGCTTTCTTTTTTGCACACGACCCAACTACGTTAAACCGCCAGGGGCCTGACGAAGGCACAGATTACCGTTCGATAGCTTTTTACCGTACGCCCGAAGAGAAAAATATCCTGCTGGCTACAATTAAAAAAGTAAATGAATCAAAGCATTACAATAACCCGGTAGTTACACAGGTTGTTCCGTTTACCGTATTTTACGCCGCCGAAAATTATCACCAGGGCTATTACAAAACTCATTTAAGCCAGCCCTATATTGCCTCGGTATCAACACCCAAAGTGCTGAAATTCAGGAAAGCGATGGCGGCGGAGTTGAAGCCGGAGTTTGCGAAGTAA